The genomic interval atctgtgtgtgtgtgtgtgtgtgtgtgtccgtgtgtgtctccgtgtgtgtctgAGCAGGAGAGAAGCCGTTTAGCTGTGACCAGTGCAACATGCGGTTCATCCAGAAGTACCACATGGAGAGACACAAGAGGACTCACAGTGGAGAAAAGCCATACAAATGTGAAAACTGCCAACAGGTAACGCTGACCTGCTTCAAGCCATGCCCCAAAGTCATTCTATTTGACTGTCaccaccattaatgtatagtaaTATGAGTTTGGGTATGTTAAGTACAGTTTTTTGGCCCATTCtgagtttgacacctctgtgtaGACTGCACTTCAATCATTGAGTTACACATTTGAGTCTTCTCTACGTCATCATACATTTTCATAAATGTATTTCATCTTTCCCTCAATTCGCATTCTGTTCCTGCATTAGCATTCTATTACAGGTATAGaatttggggcagccatggcctaatggttaaggagaatgggctttagatcagagggttgccgatTTGAATCCCACCATTTCACTCACTAtcactccatggctgacgtgcccttgagcaggacacctaaccccacacttctccagggactgtaaccaataccctgtacttaaaataactgtaagccgctttggataaaagcgtcagcataGTGTAATCTAAGATAATTACCTGCACTCTTGCCTTCCTTTGCATAGATGGGGCTGGACAGTAACGTTTCACTCATCGGCCACTGTGACTAGTGGCGTTTAGCTGGTTGGCAGCATTGCCAGTCCTGAGTCCCGCATTACACCCCTGAGTTTATGTTTGCTATTATTTAATATATGCCAGCTCATATCAGACTGTGTGACATCAGCACCTTCAAAATGACTCtgaaaggtgctctgtgtaagatggtggccagagtaggtattacaactatgctgatcatggaAACTGCTGCCTATTGCTAGATTTCATCTTTggatgaatatttactaaataataaacttatatcgactaatatgaccaaagtatagcacattcttcagctaaaaatggctatttctggaaattcaaaatggcggaccatggtgaagatcccccttttcatgtatgaaaagtgacatttttccagtcataatgaacacttagactTTGATGATGGTATTTattaatgtgcattgtcctaatcaaataaatgaatgaatgaattgcatTTTATTTTCCCCCACTTGCAGTATTTCTCACGCACCGACCGATTACTGAAGCACAAGCGCACCTGTGAAGAAGCCATAAAGAAGGGCCTGGACCCCAGCCTGCTGGAGCTGGGGGAGGACGAGCTGGCCCAGGGCAGCTACCTCCTGACTCAGGGATCCCCTGCCCCCCCTGCCCCCGCCACCGGGGGCCGCAAGAGGGGCAAGGGCAAAGGAGGCGACGGTGGCGAAGGAGCCCCACGCAGACGCAAGAAAGCCAATCCCTCGTCCTCGTCTTCGGCGTCTTCCTCCTTACACATGCCCCGAGGCCTGGGGTTACAAGACTACGGGGCGGCCGATCACCACCTGGCGTCGGGCTCCGGGGCCGGGGGGCAAGCCGGCGGCGCCTCGTCAGGCGGGGCCCATATGGGCCGCACCCCGAAGCTGTTGTTCAAGAAGGGCCGCAACAAGGGGCTGGATAAGACCCTGCTGGCTCTGGGAGCCGGGGGAGACGGGGCCGGGGGGTCGGGAGCGGGGCTGAAGATGGCTGGAGGTCAGGGAGGGAACGGGGGAATGGACGGCCTGGGTCTCATGCAGGACTCCGCGGGCACCAAGCAGTCGGGCAACAGCAGCAACTACGACGACGCCATGCAGTTCCTGAAGAAGCGACGCTACCTCCACgcagccaacaacaacaacaacaactcaggAGGTGGAAGTAACACTAGCGGCAATGGTGGAAATCAACCAGGAGACTACGGGCACCTGGCGCCGCCGCCTCCCCAGCAGAACGTCATCCAGACGGGGCTGCCCGGCGAGCCCACCCTGGCCCTCCTGGACACCTCGCCCTTAATCAGCGTGGACCTCAAGCACATGGACAAGTCGGGCATCCCCGACGAGGTGCTGCAGAGCCTGCTGGACCACTACAGCCACAAGCCCGACgcgcaccaccaccactcccacctgcactcccaccaccacccgcaccatcaccaccacgacccccaccatcatcaccacgacGACGTGACCTTCGACCTCTCGGGCAGCCACCACGTGGAGCTGCAGCCGGCCGAAGTGGTGGACGTCGGGGACGAGGACGTGGACACCTCGCCGGGCGGACACAAGACGGTGGTGATGAGCGAGTACTCCAAGTTCCTGCTGCAGACGCTGGAGCGGACCAGCCACAGCTCGGGCTTCACGCTGGGCCCCGCCGCGCCTTTCCCCAGCCTCCTGACCAGCAGCAGCCCCGGCCCCTCCCCGTCTCCCTCCACCTTCTCCACCTCCGACAAGCACGGCGGTGGCTACGGCGTCTCCACCTCTCCGCTGGACTGCGGCGCCTACTCGCAGCCCGTGGGCTCTCCGCTGGCGCcggcctcctcgtcctcctcgtcttcctctgcGGTGGGTGGTGGTGGATCGGGCGGGTACCACCTCAACAGCCTGGAGCCCACCACTCACCAGCAGCTCACTCCGTCTCAGGAGCTCACGGAGCAGCTGGAGAAGCACCAGCACTCGCCCCCCTTCCAGCTGACCGCCGACGAGCCCCAGAAGGACAGGAAGAACGGTTCCGGAGGAGGCTCGGACGGCGGCTCGGTCGCGGGTTCTAACGGGGGAGCCACCAACGGCAGCGGCAACAACGGGCCTGTTTACCCGGACCTGGCGCCGCTGGAGCCCTCCAAGGACGTGGAACTGCGCTCCACCTACCAGATCGAGAACTTCGCCCAGGCCTTCGGGCAGTTCAAGGCTGGCCGCGGCACGGAATTCTCAGGGTACTCCAGTCTGTTGGCAGACGTCGGCGAGCCCACTAGCTCAGGATCTAAAACTCCCACCAGCCAAAGCTTCAGGTAAACcaggtgtgtggaggagggggggtggtgtggtggtccGAGGAGCGAGCTCCAGGCTGGGATGAGTATGGAGGGATGGGAGTGGGAGGCGGGATGTCCCAGTGGTCGGGTCGGTGGGGTGGTCTTCCAACCTCAGCATCAACATTGGAAACCTTAATCGACTCTCAAGCCTTCCCCAACTTCCCCTCGGGCTTCAACACTCACCACCCTCCTCCAAACCCCTTTTATACTACACAAAACAGACAGACTCTTAACACTGCCATTAAAATGTCAATGAGACTCTTCACCAGGGAAGGTCTGCAAGACCTCATGCAAttgttttcttaaaaaaaaaaaaaatcaaaaacaaaaaacaaaaccagaaAAGTACTCCTTTTTAATAATGTATTCAGTCCCTATGTCTTTATTTTATGGAGAAAcaacagtagtgtagtgtgtatgatgtttgtttttcttcttttttttaaaaagaaaaaaatcttagattttacttgtagtttttttcttccttgaaTTGAAATGTTTAGAGGGTAGCTATGGACTCGCTTGTgttcctaaaaaaaaaagaaaccctgtGTGTTTTAGCAATCACGATGCATTTGTAAAATAgtaatgattatgatgatgatgaagatgatttaCAGTGATATTGTGTCAGGGAATGGCCCAGTATTCAAAAGGCAAAAAACCCTATGTATTGTCTGTTACAATAATGAAAAGTATTACTCAGGAATCAAAGCAGCGAACTAAgaggttatttttttatttgttaatatttctttttatttccttttttttcttctcccgttTAAAGGAATATTCCACCGTATCTGGAAAATGTGACCATTTCCCACCTGCACTCGGGTTAATTTTTTTTcaggttttacctttctcctgtcgTTCCAGCCATTTTCTGACTCCAGTGGCGACTTGTACCTCTAAACTAGCATGCCCCATTGACCCGAATGGTACCAGCTAGCAGCTAATGGTCCCATTTGGTTCAATCATGTATGCTAGTTTAGAACAAGGAGTAATATCAGCAGACTCGGAGAAtgactggaagtacaggagaaaagtaaaactcaattatGTAACTGAAGGAGAGGTGGGAAATGGGTATATTTCCAGAAATGATGGACTGCTCCTTTAATACTGAGATGCAACTGGCACATTTTTTTTGGACCGGTTAGCTCATCATGCTGTTATTACAGCTTCTTGGATCTTTTCCAGGGAAAGGGGGTGTAGCCACGAACCACAGATCTGTGCATTCAGTCACTAACAACGTTTTCCACTACTTGCAGCTGAGATAATGgtactatgtgtttgtgtgttgtgagcTCAATGCCACCCTCTCATCTCTCTACCTTGAGAACTAAAATGGTCTCATTGCCTACACATAacagtaacacagacacacacacacacacacacacacacacacacacacacagacacacacacacacacacacacactggtaagtATGACAAAGGGATCTGGTGAGCACTAATGGGTATAGGCCCATCCTCCTTGTCATACTGCCTCAGTTAACGCtagttgcactctctctctctctctctctctctctctctctctctctctctctctctctctctctctctctctacctacatattttatttgtcatcctCTTCTTTTGCAAGGAATCAATGAGCACTTTTTAACCAACCGTTTTTTAACCATTGAGGAAAACGAAAACAAACGAACTGATTCAGCCCAGCTTCATGTTttcaattttgaaaaaaaagaacttttttctttttcatactTTCGTTTAATTATTACATTTTGTggagaaagctgtgtgtgtgggggggggggtattgtggGAGGGCAGGAGgttggctggctgggtgggtgggatgAGAATGATCAAGGGCATTGGGGGCAGAGAATGAAGTTTGCAGAATGGAAAGGGTGGGTGGGGTGTTTGATGCTATGCCATTATTTGTAATATTGATGTAGAGCAGCCTTGGGTTCATGTTACAGGACCTTATTTGTATGAAAGtgtatttaaatattttttgttaGTTTTATatactttgtatttttttttctgctcCATGAGAGTAGCCACGTTAGCGCAATCCTACCTCCTCACCTCAATCGTTGGCACTGCTGTGGCCAGCTCATGCAACCGAAACGGGCTGTTCTCTTTTTTAATAGATATACAATGTAATGTCCCCTGCTGTCTTCACACAAAGCCAACAAGGACACAGTCATTGTGggggaaaaatgaaaaacaatacATGATGggagaagacaaacaaaaaaaagaaatgcatccTCGATTTCTCCCTGGACCTAAAGCCTGTGTGGTTTTTAATATTATTTTGTTGGTTCTTCTGGaggataaaaaaacacaaaggAATGAAAGAAGGAAAATCAGGAACATTGAGAGAAGATTGAGGACTTGTAGACATTTTTGGACATACTATGTGATTATTTTGCCCCTGCCCCTGTATTCTCCTATATTCCCCTGCTCCCACCTAAATGGtaatgcaattttgataactcTGTGACTTATTTGAACACTACTTCACCCAGTCTTCCATGCGTTTAGATGCATTTTGTTTAGGTAGCTAATTGGCGCTAGCAGCCAAAAGTGTATGAAGTTTAAACCATTTTTGGGGTACTGACCTGCAATTTGTTTACCCCCCTCAAATAATGACCTTGTGGTATCACCAGAGGTCAAAGAGGCCCTTTTCTAAAAGAAAGAAGTACCCCTCTTCCCCATGTTATCTTGTCACCCCAGTAACGCTCTATGCTTTGACGGCAGAGCATTTGAAGTGATTTGAGCAATTtttcaacaacaaaataaaaaatgggaTCAACTAGAATATACCTCATATCAAACTGAATGGAAATTGATATACCCTATACACCCCCTAGACAAGGTGTTTGATTTATTTAGTGTATAGTAATTTGGAAGTGAATTGTAAAAAGTAAATAACCCCCTCCCTGGCATAGGCCCACTTTTGTGATGACCTCTGATGACTCGGGTGGACCTCTACAAGCATGTGGCGTCTAGCAGCGGATCTAGGCAGCCTGATCTTGAAACAAGTGAGTTATGGACTTAATTCTCAGGACAAAAAAAAGGCACGAAGagcaaggggggaaaaaaagaatttgCAGTTGGGATGGGTACTTGGTCTAGGCTAGTAAACCGTATTCGAGTTAGCCACTAAGCCACATGCTTGTAGTCTACCCCCCCCTGTTGCAGAAGCATCACGGGGTGCCCGTGCGTTGTGGGTTGGAGTAGCCCATTTTTGTAAATGTACTCCCTATGGCCTCCTACCTCCAGAAGAGACTTAACTTAACCGCAAGTGCAAATGAACTTGTTTGCTTGCTATTCCTTTcccccatgttttttttttgtttttcttccattggttttgtttttgtaatCCCTCGAGTCACACCAGGCAGTGTTGAGGTTTAGGTTGAACACCCTTCCCCTCTACGCCCCTCCCTTTTTAGGGTCTTAGCAAAGTCTCCATCACCCCTTACCCCCAAACCCCCTTGTCCATCTAAGTTTTGTTACTTGccataaaaatgtgtttttgatatGATGTCTAGAATGACTTTTGTTTACAACAATGTACAAATACACtaaatgtgtgtgttatttttcattctgaggattttttttgttttgttccccTGATATGCATGATAtgaagttgtttttgtttttttcaggttTATTTTATATGGCTTGTCTGTCatcaccaacaacaacaccaaaatATTTTTGTTAGTAGCCAATCTGCCTCAATCATGTCTCCCCCAATCCCCTCGGAGTTTGCTCTGCTGCAATGCTCTGACCATCAGATGACTTTATGAAATGATTAGATAAGCCaataaaatccttttttgttaCAAGTGTGTATCGGCAGTCTTGTATTCCGCATATCTCTACCTACAGTAGGAGACTGGTGCAATGAAGTAGACTATATAGGTGAACATGTACCCTTTTATCAATCAGACCCATCATTTCCATGTTGATCAgattcaggggtgtagtgggcatggtacgcgggggtatgcagtccacccacttctcctgaagtgagatctTAAatattctgcccatgtttgaatacaaaacggaatgagcac from Engraulis encrasicolus isolate BLACKSEA-1 chromosome 17, IST_EnEncr_1.0, whole genome shotgun sequence carries:
- the znf281b gene encoding zinc finger protein 281b isoform X2; the protein is MSLIQDKLGNEFLRGGNGGMDPNFAPASMLMFSHLPPVTSFTRLAPPQSVMADLPQDMILKKERPDSPDHLGMGAGGFLHGMGIKQEKLSELDYRLPLYGMPPTTTSSGTVGGHHMNNVVPVTVGQGMGGVGVGGKGPGSMDMLDMSLGNHQSMLLHDPGLSNFSSGRLGKEPKEGGSGRRKKANGEGHEGKRRKRGDAAKALMLDGEDGPLSPNSKPHICEHCNAAFRSSYHLRRHVLIHTGERPFRCSQCNMSFIQKYLLQRHEKIHSGEKPFSCDQCNMRFIQKYHMERHKRTHSGEKPYKCENCQQYFSRTDRLLKHKRTCEEAIKKGLDPSLLELGEDELAQGSYLLTQGSPAPPAPATGGRKRGKGKGGDGGEGAPRRRKKANPSSSSSASSSLHMPRGLGLQDYGAADHHLASGSGAGGQAGGASSGGAHMGRTPKLLFKKGRNKGLDKTLLALGAGGDGAGGSGAGLKMAGGQGGNGGMDGLGLMQDSAGTKQSGNSSNYDDAMQFLKKRRYLHAANNNNNNSGGGSNTSGNGGNQPGDYGHLAPPPPQQNVIQTGLPGEPTLALLDTSPLISVDLKHMDKSGIPDEVLQSLLDHYSHKPDAHHHHSHLHSHHHPHHHHHDPHHHHHDDVTFDLSGSHHVELQPAEVVDVGDEDVDTSPGGHKTVVMSEYSKFLLQTLERTSHSSGFTLGPAAPFPSLLTSSSPGPSPSPSTFSTSDKHGGGYGVSTSPLDCGAYSQPVGSPLAPASSSSSSSSAVGGGGSGGYHLNSLEPTTHQQLTPSQELTEQLEKHQHSPPFQLTADEPQKDRKNGSGGGSDGGSVAGSNGGATNGSGNNGPVYPDLAPLEPSKDVELRSTYQIENFAQAFGQFKAGRGTEFSGYSSLLADVGEPTSSGSKTPTSQSFR
- the znf281b gene encoding zinc finger protein 281b isoform X1, with amino-acid sequence MSLIQDKLGNEFLRGGNGGMDPNFAPASMLMFSHLPPVTSFTRLAPPQSVMADLPQDMILKKERPDSPDHLGMGAGGFLHGMGIKQEKLSELDYRLPLYGMPPTTTSSGTVGGHHMNNVVPVTVGQGMGGVGVGGKGPGSMDMLDMSLGNHQSMLLHDPGLSNQFSSGRLGKEPKEGGSGRRKKANGEGHEGKRRKRGDAAKALMLDGEDGPLSPNSKPHICEHCNAAFRSSYHLRRHVLIHTGERPFRCSQCNMSFIQKYLLQRHEKIHSGEKPFSCDQCNMRFIQKYHMERHKRTHSGEKPYKCENCQQYFSRTDRLLKHKRTCEEAIKKGLDPSLLELGEDELAQGSYLLTQGSPAPPAPATGGRKRGKGKGGDGGEGAPRRRKKANPSSSSSASSSLHMPRGLGLQDYGAADHHLASGSGAGGQAGGASSGGAHMGRTPKLLFKKGRNKGLDKTLLALGAGGDGAGGSGAGLKMAGGQGGNGGMDGLGLMQDSAGTKQSGNSSNYDDAMQFLKKRRYLHAANNNNNNSGGGSNTSGNGGNQPGDYGHLAPPPPQQNVIQTGLPGEPTLALLDTSPLISVDLKHMDKSGIPDEVLQSLLDHYSHKPDAHHHHSHLHSHHHPHHHHHDPHHHHHDDVTFDLSGSHHVELQPAEVVDVGDEDVDTSPGGHKTVVMSEYSKFLLQTLERTSHSSGFTLGPAAPFPSLLTSSSPGPSPSPSTFSTSDKHGGGYGVSTSPLDCGAYSQPVGSPLAPASSSSSSSSAVGGGGSGGYHLNSLEPTTHQQLTPSQELTEQLEKHQHSPPFQLTADEPQKDRKNGSGGGSDGGSVAGSNGGATNGSGNNGPVYPDLAPLEPSKDVELRSTYQIENFAQAFGQFKAGRGTEFSGYSSLLADVGEPTSSGSKTPTSQSFR